Proteins found in one Mycobacterium branderi genomic segment:
- a CDS encoding flavin-containing monooxygenase, translated as MEVPDDAAVVPAVDSTERALRVAVIGAGAGGICMAVALRRLGIADFTVFEKSDGIGGTWWENTFPGAEVDTAVPFYSFSFHSFDFTRTHVRQPELLQYLQNVVSRFQLLPHIKLNTGVVRAVWDETTHSYDVHTTDGQRHRFDVVVSAVGLFSNPKVPSWPGLDKFRGPALHSARWDHSVDLRGKRVAVIGTGSTGAQLVPAIAPLVEQLYVFQRQPGWVLPKPDRDFTPAERSRMLRPMYRRLVRLRQFRTYEKVLGISFIEGTKQNIAAQLACENYIQSVFHDRPDLQKLVTPDYPFGGKRPVKESKFYPALLRDNVELVPHAVMAVTEDAVVDDTGTSRAVDALVMCTGFTAASYLSTLEVVGREGKTIQEVWQGEPQAYLGLTVAGFPNFYMLYGPNTNGAPIMFMHERQTEFVTSNLKRMMKKNVTAIEVRKSVMDVFNWILQKRLNRNVIGQYPEVNTYWRSESGRNVLGWGEGMTLYALLTRTTARLSSRARRLDPVADKSVTGLPKRLVRKISIPRGRQQSARAATVASEL; from the coding sequence AAAAAAGCGATGGCATCGGCGGGACCTGGTGGGAAAACACGTTCCCCGGCGCCGAAGTCGATACCGCCGTGCCGTTCTACTCCTTCAGCTTTCACTCATTCGACTTCACCCGAACCCATGTCAGGCAACCCGAGCTGCTTCAGTACCTGCAGAACGTCGTCAGCCGCTTCCAGCTGCTGCCGCACATCAAGCTGAACACCGGGGTGGTCCGCGCGGTATGGGACGAGACAACACACAGCTACGACGTCCACACGACCGATGGCCAGCGCCACCGTTTCGACGTGGTGGTCAGCGCGGTCGGGCTCTTCAGCAACCCGAAGGTTCCCAGCTGGCCCGGGTTGGACAAATTTCGTGGCCCAGCGTTGCATTCGGCGCGCTGGGACCACAGCGTGGATCTGCGGGGTAAGCGGGTAGCGGTGATCGGCACCGGATCCACCGGTGCGCAGCTGGTCCCTGCGATCGCGCCGTTGGTCGAGCAACTCTATGTCTTTCAGCGCCAGCCCGGCTGGGTACTGCCCAAACCGGATCGGGATTTCACGCCCGCCGAGCGCTCGCGGATGCTGCGGCCAATGTATCGCCGCTTAGTGCGACTACGGCAGTTCCGCACGTATGAAAAAGTTTTGGGCATCTCGTTCATCGAGGGCACCAAGCAGAACATCGCGGCCCAGCTGGCATGTGAAAACTACATTCAGTCGGTATTCCACGACCGCCCCGACCTGCAAAAGCTCGTCACACCGGATTACCCGTTCGGCGGTAAGCGACCGGTCAAGGAGAGCAAGTTCTACCCCGCCCTGCTTCGGGACAATGTGGAGCTGGTTCCGCACGCCGTGATGGCAGTGACCGAGGACGCGGTCGTGGATGACACAGGTACCAGTCGTGCCGTCGACGCTCTGGTGATGTGTACGGGCTTCACCGCGGCGTCCTACCTGAGCACACTGGAAGTCGTTGGACGCGAAGGCAAAACAATCCAAGAGGTATGGCAGGGCGAGCCCCAGGCCTACCTGGGGCTGACCGTCGCAGGCTTTCCCAACTTCTACATGCTCTACGGGCCTAACACCAACGGCGCCCCGATCATGTTCATGCATGAACGACAGACCGAGTTCGTGACATCCAATCTGAAACGGATGATGAAGAAAAACGTGACCGCCATCGAAGTCCGCAAGAGTGTCATGGACGTCTTCAACTGGATACTGCAGAAACGCCTGAACCGCAACGTCATCGGGCAGTACCCGGAAGTGAACACCTACTGGCGCTCTGAGTCGGGGCGCAACGTGCTCGGCTGGGGCGAGGGAATGACTCTCTATGCCCTGCTGACCCGCACGACAGCGCGCCTGTCGTCAAGGGCCCGCAGGCTTGACCCGGTGGCCGACAAATCAGTTACCGGCTTGCCGAAGCGGCTCGTACGAAAGATCAGCATCCCGCGCGGCCGGCAACAGTCAGCACGTGCAGCTACGGTGGCGAGTGAACTGTGA
- a CDS encoding flavin-containing monooxygenase: MSEQPGGALTDPNLGFDPEELHRRYLAERDKRLRPDGLAQYVTMQGRFASFAEDPYAPERVDREPLTDSVDVAILGGGFSGLITAGRLRQAGVESIRIIDKAGDFGGTWYWNRYPGIRCDVESYIYMPFLEELGYIPTEKYAKGEEIFAYCQALGKHFDLYSNACFQTQVTRIEWDDDDARWMIHTNRGDRMKARFVCLGSGSLHRPKLPGIPGIDEFRGRSFHTSRWDYSYTGGNSDGNLTRLRDKRVGIIGTGASAIQCIPHLGADAKQLIVFQRTPASVDIRNNMPTDPNWAATLQPGWQKKRIVNFTAILSGIPQEEDLVGDRWTDVWKRFGKMGSQANGDPATDADPAELLQLADYQKMEEIRARIDAVVTDKATADALKPWYNLFCKRPLYSDDYLQTFNRPNVMLVDTQGRGVDRITPAGVVCGDTEYELDCIVYATGFTVGVPPHEAGEFQIIGKGGVDMATRWADGCPSLHGIYAHGFPNMFMIGQGCQASLTVNVPHMLGEHAEHAGAIIKRCLDEHIAALEVRVDAEQTWSKIIKAKAVDRAKFEKECTPSYFNNEGQVDRPTILTRGYGGGPLEYVRLLEEWRISGLERDAELIVE; the protein is encoded by the coding sequence GTGAGTGAGCAACCCGGCGGCGCACTGACCGATCCCAATCTGGGATTCGATCCCGAGGAACTGCATCGGCGTTACCTCGCCGAACGCGACAAGCGATTGCGTCCCGACGGCCTCGCACAGTACGTGACCATGCAGGGTCGCTTCGCGTCGTTCGCTGAGGACCCGTACGCGCCCGAACGCGTCGACCGGGAACCGTTGACCGACTCCGTCGACGTGGCGATCCTCGGTGGTGGTTTTTCCGGCCTCATCACCGCCGGCCGGCTGCGCCAGGCCGGCGTCGAGAGCATCCGCATCATCGATAAGGCAGGTGATTTCGGCGGGACCTGGTACTGGAACAGGTATCCAGGAATACGGTGCGACGTCGAATCGTATATCTACATGCCCTTCCTGGAAGAGCTCGGCTACATCCCGACCGAGAAGTACGCCAAGGGGGAGGAGATCTTCGCCTACTGCCAGGCGCTCGGGAAGCACTTCGACCTCTATTCCAATGCCTGCTTCCAGACACAGGTCACCCGAATCGAATGGGATGACGACGACGCCCGATGGATGATCCACACCAATCGGGGCGACAGAATGAAGGCCAGGTTCGTCTGCCTGGGAAGTGGGAGCCTGCATCGCCCCAAGCTCCCCGGAATCCCGGGCATCGATGAATTTCGGGGGCGGTCCTTCCACACCAGCCGCTGGGACTACTCCTACACAGGCGGTAACTCGGACGGAAACCTGACCAGGCTGCGCGACAAGCGGGTTGGCATCATCGGCACCGGCGCATCGGCAATCCAGTGCATCCCTCACCTGGGTGCGGACGCTAAGCAGCTCATCGTTTTTCAGCGCACCCCCGCATCGGTCGATATCCGCAACAACATGCCGACCGATCCCAACTGGGCGGCCACACTGCAGCCCGGATGGCAAAAGAAGCGGATCGTCAACTTCACCGCGATCCTCAGCGGGATTCCGCAAGAGGAAGATCTCGTCGGCGACCGGTGGACCGACGTGTGGAAGCGATTCGGCAAGATGGGATCTCAGGCAAACGGTGATCCAGCCACAGACGCTGATCCTGCCGAGCTCCTCCAGTTGGCCGATTACCAAAAAATGGAGGAGATACGGGCCCGGATCGACGCCGTGGTCACCGACAAAGCCACCGCAGACGCACTCAAGCCCTGGTACAACCTATTCTGCAAGCGACCGCTGTACAGCGACGACTACTTGCAGACCTTCAACCGTCCGAACGTGATGCTCGTCGACACCCAGGGCCGCGGGGTGGACCGGATTACCCCGGCAGGTGTCGTGTGCGGCGACACGGAATACGAGTTGGACTGCATCGTCTACGCGACGGGCTTCACGGTCGGTGTGCCACCGCATGAAGCCGGTGAGTTCCAGATCATCGGCAAGGGCGGCGTCGACATGGCGACGCGGTGGGCCGACGGATGCCCATCGTTACACGGCATCTATGCGCATGGATTCCCCAACATGTTCATGATCGGGCAGGGTTGTCAGGCGTCTCTGACGGTGAACGTTCCTCACATGCTCGGCGAGCATGCAGAGCACGCCGGCGCCATCATCAAGCGATGCCTGGACGAACACATCGCCGCGCTGGAGGTTCGCGTTGATGCCGAGCAGACATGGTCGAAGATCATCAAAGCCAAAGCCGTTGACCGCGCCAAGTTTGAGAAGGAGTGCACGCCAAGCTATTTCAACAACGAGGGTCAGGTCGACCGGCCGACCATCCTCACCCGCGGCTACGGCGGAGGGCCACTCGAATACGTGCGGCTTCTCGAGGAATGGCGAATATCCGGCTTGGAACGCGACGCCGAGTTGATCGTCGAGTGA